A genomic segment from Thermococcus sp. LS1 encodes:
- a CDS encoding 50S ribosomal protein L37e — MGSGTAPKGRRNHTPTHIKCRRCGKRSYNIKKGYCASCGFGRSRRMRKYSWSHKWKKKRNLL; from the coding sequence ATGGGAAGCGGAACCGCGCCGAAGGGCAGGAGGAACCATACTCCCACTCACATCAAGTGCCGCAGATGCGGTAAGAGGTCATACAACATAAAGAAGGGCTACTGCGCCTCGTGCGGCTTCGGCAGGAGCAGGCGCATGAGGAAGTACAGCTGGTCCCACAAGTGGAAGAAGAAGAGGAACCTCCTCTGA
- a CDS encoding VIT1/CCC1 transporter family protein, whose product MDEMLKLAREFYKDEYADSVLYAQLAKIEKDEEIKREFLRLSNIESKHAKFWHDFIIRHGGEVPKPSVKRFTVWSTKLLRKFLGPGSVASLLEMGENSAIQKYFRYLTTYADRFSEEEMREIREVILDELEHERFFYESKQRFHVENIRDLVLGMNDGLVEILGAVTGLSAVYPNNPQLVGISGLIVGVAGALSMAIGSFISVRSQRQVNESIRDRMEVLFRVSPERAKEELMDKLIEGGMPEEVAREVAEELANNSDAIMKLLIPEADENEVRAALYTGFAYLLGVAFPVTPYFLASSSLTALPFSILFAGSALAVVATLISLLSGISIRKKVAEMVATGLGAAFLSYLFGRLMEAVFHVSAL is encoded by the coding sequence ATGGACGAGATGCTCAAACTCGCTAGGGAGTTCTACAAGGACGAGTACGCGGATTCGGTGCTTTATGCCCAGCTGGCCAAAATCGAGAAGGATGAAGAAATCAAGAGGGAGTTTCTGAGGCTTTCCAATATAGAATCAAAGCACGCTAAGTTCTGGCACGACTTCATAATCCGACACGGCGGAGAAGTTCCGAAGCCAAGCGTTAAGAGGTTCACGGTTTGGAGCACCAAACTCCTAAGGAAGTTCCTCGGCCCAGGTTCAGTGGCTTCGCTCCTTGAGATGGGCGAGAATAGTGCAATTCAGAAGTACTTCAGGTACCTCACGACCTACGCCGACCGCTTTTCCGAGGAAGAAATGAGGGAAATAAGGGAGGTCATCCTCGACGAGCTGGAGCACGAGAGGTTCTTCTATGAGAGCAAGCAACGCTTCCACGTTGAGAACATCCGCGATCTGGTTCTCGGTATGAACGATGGCCTTGTTGAAATCCTTGGTGCGGTTACGGGTCTCTCTGCCGTTTACCCGAACAACCCCCAGCTCGTTGGAATAAGCGGTCTCATCGTTGGCGTCGCTGGAGCGCTCTCGATGGCGATAGGTAGTTTCATTTCTGTCCGCTCTCAGAGGCAGGTGAACGAGAGCATCAGGGATAGAATGGAGGTTCTCTTCCGTGTTTCCCCTGAGAGGGCAAAGGAGGAACTCATGGATAAGCTCATCGAAGGAGGAATGCCTGAAGAAGTCGCAAGGGAGGTGGCCGAAGAACTCGCGAACAACAGCGACGCCATAATGAAGCTCCTCATTCCAGAGGCCGATGAAAACGAAGTGAGGGCGGCACTGTACACGGGCTTCGCCTACCTGCTCGGCGTCGCATTCCCAGTTACGCCATACTTCCTGGCTTCAAGCTCCCTAACGGCGCTGCCTTTCTCGATACTGTTCGCGGGCTCTGCTTTGGCCGTCGTTGCAACTCTGATTTCCTTGCTCTCGGGAATCTCGATAAGGAAGAAGGTCGCCGAGATGGTTGCAACGGGTCTCGGTGCAGCGTTCCTGAGCTACCTCTTCGGAAGGCTGATGGAGGCAGTGTTCCACGTTTCGGCGCTTTAA
- a CDS encoding tRNA (guanine(10)-N(2))-dimethyltransferase: MELVEVHEGLARILVPKAERIYDAPVFYNPVMALNRDISVLALNVLGSRRVLDALSATGIRGIRYALETPAGEIWLNDINPNAFRLIVDNVKLNFSGELKIEGKMAVLEGEKTLVVTNADANRLMNEQFRYFDFVDLDPFGSPMEFLDSALRSVRRRGILAVTATDTGVLCGAYRNACLRKYLAEPIRGELCHEAGLRILIGTLVRYAAKYDLGVEVLLAYYRDHYFRAFLQLRNGAKRADKSMKQLGYLYQDESGKFEFENAFLPSKATAHGPLWLGPLKTQEFVEELYKLSRDSPLGNAKKTPEFLELLRDELDVPFHYDTHALARRHGLEVRKLARVIEILHENGYKATRTHFSPTALKTDAPFEEVLEALRELQ; encoded by the coding sequence ATGGAGCTGGTTGAAGTTCACGAAGGTCTCGCGAGGATTCTCGTTCCAAAGGCCGAGCGCATTTACGATGCCCCCGTCTTCTACAACCCCGTTATGGCGCTGAACAGAGACATAAGCGTTCTTGCTCTGAATGTTCTCGGCTCCAGGCGCGTTCTCGATGCCCTCTCGGCAACGGGGATAAGGGGCATCCGCTACGCCCTCGAAACCCCTGCTGGGGAGATATGGCTCAACGACATAAATCCCAATGCGTTCAGGCTTATAGTCGATAACGTGAAGCTGAACTTCTCCGGAGAGCTCAAAATCGAAGGGAAGATGGCCGTTCTCGAGGGAGAAAAAACGTTGGTTGTAACCAACGCCGACGCTAACAGGCTGATGAATGAGCAGTTTAGATACTTCGACTTCGTCGACTTAGACCCCTTTGGCTCGCCGATGGAGTTCCTTGATTCAGCCCTGAGGAGCGTTAGGAGGAGAGGTATTTTAGCGGTTACAGCCACGGACACCGGCGTCCTCTGCGGCGCCTACAGGAATGCCTGCCTGCGTAAATATCTTGCAGAGCCCATAAGGGGCGAGCTCTGCCATGAGGCGGGCCTTAGGATCCTCATTGGGACCCTCGTCAGGTACGCTGCCAAATACGACCTCGGCGTTGAGGTTCTTCTGGCCTACTACCGTGACCACTACTTCAGGGCCTTCCTCCAGCTGAGAAACGGAGCAAAGAGGGCAGATAAAAGCATGAAACAGCTTGGCTACCTTTACCAAGACGAGAGCGGAAAGTTCGAGTTTGAAAACGCCTTCCTCCCATCGAAAGCCACCGCCCATGGCCCGCTGTGGCTCGGCCCGCTGAAGACCCAGGAGTTCGTCGAAGAGCTCTATAAGCTGAGCAGAGACTCCCCGCTCGGTAACGCAAAGAAAACCCCCGAGTTCCTGGAGCTACTCAGAGACGAGCTGGACGTTCCGTTCCACTACGACACCCACGCATTAGCCAGAAGGCACGGCCTTGAGGTCAGGAAGCTGGCTAGAGTCATTGAGATACTCCACGAGAATGGCTACAAGGCAACGAGGACGCACTTCTCGCCGACGGCTCTTAAAACTGACGCACCCTTTGAGGAAGTGCTCGAGGCTTTAAGGGAGCTTCAGTGA
- a CDS encoding HAD family hydrolase: protein MVVYLFDFDGTLVDSTGAVERALTIAIEKTIPAVIESDLYDEYYKALFLFIKGKLTYQYLGVIHELVAQGTIHEYYKLMPKYIKDFPFAKEVIRTLRKRGRRVISFSGEHTYPGGKVIFMKKTNWYDEFDEVITFKGTKDMLQKFETLRALYPDEPFVWVDDSPGRFTYILDDNTLLVQKASPYKSDVALLFERQNFLKIKDIREILDIDEGLAGFEG from the coding sequence ATGGTAGTCTACCTCTTTGACTTTGATGGGACGCTCGTTGACAGCACGGGTGCCGTTGAGAGGGCCCTCACGATAGCCATAGAGAAAACCATTCCCGCCGTGATAGAGAGCGACCTCTATGACGAGTACTACAAGGCACTTTTCCTTTTCATCAAGGGCAAGCTGACCTACCAGTACCTTGGCGTCATCCACGAGCTGGTGGCCCAGGGAACGATACACGAGTACTACAAGCTGATGCCGAAGTACATTAAGGACTTCCCCTTCGCGAAGGAGGTAATTAGAACGCTGAGAAAGCGCGGAAGGCGCGTTATAAGCTTCTCTGGCGAGCACACTTATCCAGGCGGAAAGGTCATCTTCATGAAGAAGACGAACTGGTACGACGAGTTCGATGAGGTTATAACATTTAAGGGCACGAAGGACATGCTCCAGAAGTTCGAGACCCTCAGGGCGCTCTATCCCGATGAGCCATTCGTGTGGGTTGATGACAGCCCGGGAAGGTTCACCTACATCCTCGATGATAACACACTCCTCGTCCAGAAGGCCTCTCCCTACAAGAGCGACGTGGCTCTGCTCTTCGAGAGGCAGAACTTCCTCAAAATCAAGGACATTAGGGAAATCCTTGATATAGATGAGGGGCTCGCCGGGTTTGAGGGATAA
- a CDS encoding mRNA surveillance protein pelota, which produces MQIIHEDPKEGKVKVKAETLDDLWYLYHIIDEGDVVYAKTLRKQSQRSDSLRAEKVEVIPVFLGVRAEKINFHKFANQVRVTGPIVYASREDVPLGKYHTIAIEEGTVVTIQKPRWKEHHVERLREAVSASKRARVMIVVIDDGEADMALVREYGVEILTSIRHNLGGKRYNTDREAEEKRFFHDVAKTMEEIMNREKVEKAIVAGPGFVKEDFYKFLRENYPELAKKVVIEDTSVTGRTGIYEVIKRGTVDRVYHENRVAKEVQLVEKVLENIAKNNGLVAYGLREVEEAVNYGAVETLLVLDELLKGEMREKIEELMDTVRYSRGEVVIVSSEHEGGEKLKALGGLAALLRFRVK; this is translated from the coding sequence GTGCAGATAATCCACGAGGATCCCAAGGAGGGCAAGGTGAAGGTCAAGGCAGAGACTCTCGATGACCTCTGGTACCTCTACCACATCATCGACGAGGGAGACGTCGTTTATGCCAAAACGCTCAGAAAGCAGAGCCAGAGGAGCGACTCCCTGAGAGCGGAGAAGGTCGAGGTTATCCCAGTCTTCCTTGGAGTCAGGGCGGAGAAGATAAACTTCCACAAGTTCGCCAACCAGGTACGCGTTACCGGGCCGATAGTCTACGCGAGCAGGGAGGACGTTCCCCTCGGGAAGTACCACACCATAGCCATCGAGGAGGGCACGGTAGTCACAATCCAGAAGCCCCGCTGGAAGGAGCACCACGTCGAGCGCTTGAGGGAAGCGGTCAGCGCCTCCAAGCGCGCCAGGGTCATGATAGTCGTTATCGATGATGGCGAGGCCGACATGGCGCTGGTAAGGGAATACGGCGTGGAAATACTCACGAGCATAAGGCACAACCTCGGCGGAAAGCGTTACAACACTGACAGGGAGGCCGAGGAGAAGAGGTTCTTCCATGATGTGGCGAAGACCATGGAGGAGATAATGAACCGTGAGAAGGTCGAGAAAGCCATAGTTGCCGGCCCCGGTTTTGTCAAGGAAGACTTCTACAAGTTCCTCCGAGAGAACTATCCAGAGCTGGCCAAGAAGGTCGTCATCGAAGACACGAGCGTGACCGGCAGAACGGGCATCTACGAAGTTATCAAACGTGGGACTGTCGATAGGGTCTACCACGAGAACCGCGTTGCGAAAGAAGTCCAGCTCGTCGAGAAGGTGCTCGAGAACATAGCGAAGAACAACGGCCTAGTTGCCTACGGCCTCAGGGAAGTCGAGGAAGCGGTGAACTACGGTGCGGTGGAGACGCTTTTGGTTCTCGACGAACTGCTCAAGGGTGAGATGAGAGAGAAGATCGAGGAACTCATGGACACCGTTAGATACTCTCGCGGTGAGGTCGTCATCGTCAGCTCAGAGCATGAAGGAGGGGAGAAGCTGAAAGCCCTCGGAGGCCTGGCGGCTCTGCTGAGGTTTAGAGTGAAATGA
- a CDS encoding MATE family efflux transporter, whose amino-acid sequence MLHLNEDQRRLWKLAWPAIMGNISQTLLNLVDMMMVGQLGALALAAVGLGGQVSWFMMPIMAAVATGTLALVARFVGARDAEKATLALEQSIYLSFLLGIPVMLFGWFFGDDILRIMGASDNVVELGYEYIKVLFAFYPLRFAGFTAFSALRGAGDTKTPMKLGILMNIVNAVLDYLLIFGKFGFPKLGPVGAAWASGIGITTSFLIGLYLLWSGKLVLRFRPSWSFHVDMARRILRIGIPTMVERGLFSFYNFLYMSIVTRFGTIALAAHQVGLRVESIAYMPAFGFNVATAALVGQSLGEGEPDKAEKTVYEAIKMVSLFMTTMAVILIVFPRYLVMPFISASDPNYEEVLRLAAIYLIIVGISEIPLGWLFVLGGALRGAGDTKSPMYITAVSKLLFRIVPAYLLGFGFTIGSFHFEGLGVIAAWIAMSLETFTTAALFWWVFKRGKWKYVKV is encoded by the coding sequence ATGCTGCACCTCAACGAGGATCAGCGAAGGCTATGGAAGCTTGCCTGGCCGGCCATCATGGGCAACATATCCCAGACCCTCCTCAACTTAGTTGACATGATGATGGTCGGCCAGCTCGGGGCGCTCGCCCTGGCCGCGGTCGGCCTCGGTGGGCAGGTCAGCTGGTTCATGATGCCCATCATGGCAGCTGTTGCGACAGGAACTCTTGCCCTCGTAGCGCGTTTCGTTGGGGCAAGGGACGCGGAGAAGGCGACTTTAGCTCTGGAGCAGAGCATTTACCTGTCTTTTCTCCTTGGAATTCCTGTGATGCTCTTCGGCTGGTTCTTCGGCGATGACATACTCAGGATAATGGGCGCGAGCGATAATGTCGTTGAGCTCGGCTACGAGTACATAAAGGTGCTCTTTGCCTTCTACCCCCTAAGGTTCGCGGGATTCACGGCATTTTCGGCTCTGAGGGGCGCTGGCGACACAAAAACACCTATGAAGCTCGGAATACTCATGAACATTGTCAACGCGGTCCTCGATTACCTGCTCATCTTCGGAAAGTTCGGCTTTCCAAAGCTCGGTCCGGTTGGAGCGGCGTGGGCTTCCGGAATCGGCATAACGACGTCTTTCCTCATCGGACTCTACCTCCTCTGGAGCGGAAAGCTGGTGCTTCGGTTCAGGCCGAGCTGGTCGTTCCATGTAGACATGGCAAGGAGAATCCTCCGCATAGGCATCCCCACGATGGTGGAGCGCGGCCTATTTAGCTTCTACAACTTCCTCTACATGAGCATAGTGACGCGCTTTGGAACCATCGCTTTGGCCGCACACCAGGTCGGCCTCAGGGTGGAGAGCATAGCCTACATGCCGGCCTTTGGCTTCAACGTGGCCACGGCCGCTTTAGTTGGTCAGAGCCTCGGTGAAGGAGAACCAGATAAAGCTGAAAAGACAGTCTACGAGGCAATTAAGATGGTCAGCCTCTTCATGACGACGATGGCGGTAATCCTCATAGTCTTCCCGCGCTACCTGGTTATGCCCTTCATAAGCGCGAGCGACCCGAACTACGAGGAAGTCCTCCGCCTCGCGGCGATATATCTCATAATCGTCGGTATAAGTGAGATACCCCTCGGCTGGCTCTTCGTCCTCGGAGGTGCCCTGAGGGGAGCAGGCGACACCAAGAGTCCGATGTACATAACCGCGGTGAGCAAGCTGCTCTTCAGGATAGTCCCGGCCTATCTGCTCGGTTTTGGCTTCACAATAGGTTCGTTCCACTTTGAAGGCCTCGGCGTTATAGCGGCGTGGATAGCCATGAGCCTTGAGACCTTCACAACAGCGGCGCTCTTCTGGTGGGTGTTCAAGCGCGGAAAGTGGAAGTACGTGAAGGTGTGA
- a CDS encoding 50S ribosomal protein L35ae, translating to MPRGKAIVLAYAGTHEHQDNHHMILKPLGVDGREQAARLVGRKVVWRTPTGKKMVGKILKPHGNRGEVKAYFKPGLPGQALGDYVEIL from the coding sequence ATGCCACGTGGAAAGGCCATCGTCCTTGCCTACGCCGGTACCCACGAACACCAGGACAACCACCACATGATTCTCAAGCCACTCGGTGTTGACGGAAGGGAGCAGGCTGCCAGGCTCGTCGGCAGGAAGGTCGTCTGGAGGACGCCGACCGGAAAGAAGATGGTTGGAAAGATTCTCAAACCTCACGGCAACCGCGGCGAGGTCAAGGCCTACTTCAAGCCAGGCCTCCCCGGACAGGCCCTCGGTGACTACGTCGAAATCCTTTAA
- the glyS gene encoding glycine--tRNA ligase: MADKYEILQDLMRRRGFAWGSFEIYGGARGFYDYGPLGATIKRKIEQKIREAFQREGFFELETPDITPEKVFIASGHVEKFVDPLVECRKCGARFRADHLVEEALGIDTEGMSADHLTRLIREHDIKCPECGGELSDVWYFNLMFETKIGPYGDQKGYLRPETAQGIFVNFRRLNAFARNKLPFGVFQIGKAYRNEISPRQGMLRLREFTQAEAEIFFNPKETEHPHFDEVKDEVLRLYPIENQLKNLGEIEMTAEEAVKKGYIMNTFFAYYMVMVKRVLLDIGIPESAIRFRQQLPEERAHYSSDTWDVEIHSERFGWVECVGIAYRGDYDLSKHMKMSGADLTVLIHYDEPKIVKRLVVSLNMKRVGPKLKKDAKRINELIQSWDEEKLRNLVDVLERDGRITIEGYELEKDDFIIREVEEKITGEKIVPHVLEPSFGIDRPFYLLLENSLVIEEDRTYLRLKKDMAPIEVAVLPLVAKEPLKSIAYEVFRKLQKAGFIAVYDEKDTIGRRYIRYDEIGTPYCVTIDNQTPEDGTVTIRDRDTREQVRVKIDELPEKLRELIFGE, encoded by the coding sequence ATGGCCGATAAGTACGAGATTCTTCAGGACCTCATGAGGAGGAGAGGCTTCGCCTGGGGCAGCTTTGAAATCTACGGTGGCGCGAGAGGTTTTTATGATTACGGTCCTCTGGGAGCTACAATAAAGCGCAAAATCGAACAGAAGATAAGGGAAGCCTTTCAGAGGGAGGGCTTCTTCGAGCTTGAAACACCCGACATAACTCCTGAAAAGGTCTTCATAGCGAGCGGTCACGTCGAGAAGTTCGTTGACCCGCTTGTTGAGTGCAGGAAGTGCGGCGCCAGGTTTAGGGCCGACCACCTCGTTGAGGAGGCCCTCGGCATAGACACCGAGGGTATGAGTGCCGACCATTTGACCCGGCTCATAAGAGAGCACGACATAAAATGCCCCGAGTGCGGCGGTGAGCTTTCCGATGTCTGGTACTTCAACCTCATGTTCGAGACCAAGATTGGCCCCTACGGCGACCAGAAGGGCTACCTGAGGCCTGAAACGGCCCAGGGCATCTTCGTGAACTTCAGGCGCTTAAACGCTTTCGCAAGGAACAAACTTCCCTTCGGCGTTTTCCAGATAGGCAAGGCCTACCGTAATGAGATCTCACCGAGACAGGGAATGCTCCGCCTGAGGGAGTTCACGCAGGCCGAGGCGGAGATATTCTTCAACCCGAAGGAGACTGAACATCCGCACTTCGACGAGGTCAAGGATGAGGTTCTGAGGCTCTATCCGATAGAGAACCAGCTCAAGAACCTCGGGGAAATCGAGATGACGGCTGAAGAGGCCGTCAAGAAGGGCTACATCATGAACACATTCTTCGCATACTACATGGTTATGGTCAAGCGCGTTCTCCTCGATATAGGCATTCCTGAAAGTGCCATACGCTTCCGCCAGCAGCTGCCCGAGGAGAGGGCCCACTACTCCAGCGACACGTGGGATGTGGAGATACACAGCGAGCGCTTCGGCTGGGTGGAGTGCGTCGGCATAGCATACCGTGGAGATTATGACCTCAGCAAGCACATGAAGATGAGCGGGGCAGATTTAACCGTCCTCATCCACTACGACGAACCGAAGATAGTCAAACGCCTAGTTGTCAGCCTCAACATGAAGCGCGTCGGACCGAAGCTGAAGAAGGACGCTAAGAGGATAAACGAGCTGATCCAGAGCTGGGACGAGGAGAAGCTCAGGAACCTGGTGGATGTGCTGGAGAGGGACGGCAGGATAACCATCGAGGGCTACGAGCTGGAGAAGGACGACTTCATCATCAGAGAGGTCGAGGAGAAGATAACGGGCGAGAAGATAGTGCCCCACGTCCTTGAGCCGAGCTTTGGAATAGACAGGCCGTTCTACCTGCTCCTCGAGAACTCCCTCGTCATAGAGGAGGATAGAACCTACCTCAGGCTCAAGAAGGACATGGCACCTATTGAGGTTGCAGTCCTTCCACTCGTTGCGAAGGAACCGCTCAAGAGTATAGCCTACGAGGTGTTCAGAAAGCTTCAGAAGGCGGGCTTCATAGCGGTGTACGACGAGAAGGACACGATAGGGAGGCGCTACATTAGGTACGATGAGATTGGAACGCCCTACTGCGTCACGATAGACAACCAGACGCCTGAGGATGGCACGGTAACGATCAGGGACCGCGACACGAGGGAGCAGGTGAGGGTGAAGATAGATGAGCTCCCGGAGAAGCTGAGAGAACTGATTTTTGGGGAGTGA
- a CDS encoding DUF402 domain-containing protein, with translation MKIHLIYRRHPNRVLERYDDVVADLGDVIVAKSRFEGMLAPLRVNGVEVIKNGYTMVYFAFVGENYDILKVYDENGKFKGLYIDVLAYTKREGNTIEMLDLFLDIFVFPGGEAFLLDEDELEMALNYGLIDRKTFDFAYSVAGEILEKLKRGEFPPEIVWEYELEGRE, from the coding sequence ATGAAGATCCACCTCATTTACCGTCGCCATCCGAACAGGGTTCTTGAGAGGTATGATGATGTCGTGGCTGACTTAGGGGACGTCATCGTGGCCAAATCCCGCTTTGAGGGTATGCTCGCTCCTCTCAGGGTGAACGGTGTTGAGGTCATCAAGAACGGCTACACGATGGTCTACTTCGCCTTCGTTGGTGAGAACTACGACATCCTGAAGGTCTATGACGAAAACGGTAAGTTCAAAGGCCTCTACATCGACGTTCTGGCCTACACGAAGCGCGAAGGGAACACGATAGAGATGCTTGACCTGTTTCTCGACATCTTTGTCTTTCCCGGCGGCGAGGCTTTTCTTCTCGACGAGGACGAGCTTGAGATGGCCCTCAACTACGGCCTGATTGATAGGAAGACCTTTGACTTCGCCTACTCCGTGGCGGGGGAGATACTCGAAAAGCTTAAACGCGGTGAGTTCCCTCCGGAAATCGTGTGGGAGTATGAGCTGGAGGGTCGGGAATGA
- a CDS encoding LSm family protein: MAERPLDVIHRSLDKDVLVILKKGFEFRGKLIGYDIHLNIVLAGAEMIQDGEVVKKYGKIVIRGDNVLAISPVDVGVE; the protein is encoded by the coding sequence ATGGCGGAAAGACCACTTGACGTTATCCACAGGTCCCTCGATAAGGACGTGCTCGTCATCCTGAAGAAGGGGTTCGAGTTCAGGGGCAAGCTCATCGGTTACGACATTCACCTGAACATCGTCCTCGCCGGTGCCGAGATGATCCAGGACGGCGAGGTCGTTAAGAAGTACGGTAAAATCGTTATCAGGGGAGACAACGTCCTGGCGATTTCCCCGGTTGATGTTGGTGTCGAGTGA
- the pepQ gene encoding Xaa-Pro dipeptidase PepQ, translating into MRIERLQEHISEKGLDAALITRRENLFYFTGSSPVLGGYLVVTPDESVFLVPELEYEEAKETSKVPVEKFKAGKELYKRLKSFKLRKLGIEGRTSFSMVQALREKAGVEDFDVLDEVIKELRIIKTKEEIEVIEAACKIADMAMMAALEEISEGKREREIAAKMEYVMKMNGAEKPAFDTIIASGWRSALPHGVASDKRIERGELVVIDEGALYRHYHSDMTRTIVVGSPNEKQKEIYEIVLEAQKKGVEAARPGITAKELDTIVRDVIAEYGYGNNFIHSTGHGVGLEIHEWPRVSQQDDTELKPGMVITIEPGIYIPKFGGVRIEDTVLITENGAKRLTKTERELI; encoded by the coding sequence ATGAGAATCGAGAGACTCCAGGAGCACATCTCAGAGAAGGGTCTTGACGCCGCTCTAATAACGAGAAGGGAGAACCTCTTCTACTTTACCGGAAGCTCACCCGTCCTTGGTGGCTATCTCGTTGTTACCCCAGACGAGAGCGTGTTTCTCGTTCCAGAGCTCGAGTATGAGGAGGCGAAGGAGACTTCAAAGGTCCCCGTTGAAAAGTTCAAGGCTGGAAAGGAGCTGTACAAGAGGCTGAAAAGCTTCAAACTAAGAAAGCTCGGCATTGAAGGCAGAACGAGCTTTTCAATGGTTCAGGCCCTCAGGGAAAAGGCCGGTGTTGAGGACTTCGACGTTCTCGATGAGGTCATCAAGGAGCTCAGAATCATTAAGACAAAGGAAGAGATAGAGGTCATCGAAGCTGCCTGCAAGATAGCCGATATGGCCATGATGGCGGCGCTGGAAGAGATAAGTGAGGGCAAGCGTGAAAGGGAAATAGCCGCGAAGATGGAGTACGTCATGAAGATGAACGGCGCGGAAAAGCCAGCCTTCGACACGATAATAGCCAGCGGCTGGCGTTCTGCTCTGCCTCACGGCGTTGCCAGCGACAAAAGGATAGAGCGCGGCGAGCTGGTCGTTATCGACGAGGGTGCCCTTTACAGACACTACCATTCCGATATGACCAGAACCATCGTTGTTGGCTCCCCGAACGAGAAGCAGAAGGAGATCTACGAAATAGTCCTCGAGGCCCAGAAGAAGGGTGTGGAGGCAGCAAGGCCTGGAATAACGGCCAAAGAGCTTGACACCATTGTCAGGGACGTCATAGCCGAGTACGGCTACGGCAACAACTTCATCCACTCCACCGGCCACGGCGTAGGCCTTGAAATCCACGAGTGGCCTCGTGTGAGCCAGCAGGACGACACAGAGCTCAAGCCGGGCATGGTAATAACTATCGAGCCCGGTATATACATTCCTAAGTTCGGCGGAGTTCGCATAGAGGATACCGTTCTCATAACCGAGAACGGCGCAAAGAGGCTTACCAAGACTGAGAGGGAGCTCATCTGA
- a CDS encoding AIR synthase family protein, whose amino-acid sequence MKLPLGKLRNDVLREVVFPNIGIEDVRVIYGPKEGFDSAVLEYDHEHYLIVATDPALGVPEETFGFFTYHFAASDVAVFGARPRWLIVDLLFPPGTERSFLENVMRSLNTECRKYGSSLIGGHTGVYPTIAEPTSTTTAMGLVRKDELKLPLAEPGDKIIVTAKIGLEFAVSAAYFREEELRKFLAFKEIERLKRLFTFETALPDALIARSFVRGMHDATEGGLTALHEIAENSGVGFRVYADRLYLDPLVRKVLEFYGLEPWSVSSTGTLIAITPPEKADALIKELHKNGIMAFELGEFTEEKERVLVKGGKEKTFPTFERDPYTELYGEG is encoded by the coding sequence GTGAAACTCCCACTCGGAAAGCTCAGGAATGACGTTTTGAGGGAGGTCGTCTTTCCAAACATTGGAATTGAGGATGTTCGGGTTATTTACGGCCCAAAGGAAGGGTTCGACTCGGCCGTCCTCGAATACGACCACGAGCATTACTTAATCGTCGCCACAGACCCGGCACTTGGCGTGCCTGAAGAAACCTTCGGATTCTTCACCTACCACTTTGCAGCGAGTGACGTTGCCGTTTTTGGTGCCAGACCGAGGTGGCTGATAGTTGATCTGCTCTTTCCCCCTGGGACCGAGAGAAGTTTCCTGGAAAACGTCATGAGAAGTCTAAACACCGAATGCCGCAAGTATGGAAGCTCCCTAATTGGTGGCCACACTGGGGTTTACCCAACTATAGCAGAGCCCACCTCAACGACCACCGCGATGGGCCTGGTGAGAAAAGACGAACTAAAGCTCCCGCTGGCGGAACCGGGAGATAAAATAATCGTTACCGCCAAGATCGGCCTTGAGTTTGCTGTTTCTGCCGCGTATTTCCGGGAGGAAGAGCTGAGGAAGTTCCTGGCCTTCAAGGAGATTGAGAGGCTTAAGAGGCTTTTCACATTTGAGACCGCCCTTCCTGACGCCCTGATTGCGAGGTCGTTCGTCAGGGGCATGCACGATGCCACCGAAGGCGGCCTAACCGCGCTCCACGAGATAGCTGAGAATTCGGGGGTGGGGTTCAGGGTCTATGCGGATAGACTCTACCTCGACCCTCTGGTAAGGAAGGTGCTTGAGTTCTACGGCCTTGAGCCGTGGAGCGTTTCCTCGACGGGAACGCTGATAGCCATAACGCCGCCCGAGAAAGCTGATGCTTTAATTAAAGAATTACATAAAAATGGAATTATGGCATTCGAGCTCGGAGAGTTCACCGAGGAAAAAGAACGGGTTCTTGTGAAAGGAGGGAAAGAAAAGACCTTCCCGACTTTTGAAAGGGACCCCTACACAGAGCTGTATGGAGAGGGATAG